In the Apteryx mantelli isolate bAptMan1 chromosome 26, bAptMan1.hap1, whole genome shotgun sequence genome, TGGTGGTGCTTCAGAGggatttagattttattttgtttacattGTCATAAATGGAAAACTAAGAACAGACATAGTACCTACAGGTTGCTGGTTTCCTTTTAATACAGGAATTAAAATGTTTGTCCAATAGCTGAAGTGAGAGTGTACATGGGACTACTGTTCAGCAATGCTGCAGTTGTCTTCCACAGAAACCTGCCCAGGAATCACTGCAGCCTGTTTTTAAAGAGCCCTGAGGAACAAGCTTTGAGTTGCTTACACAGTAAGGTAAGAGATATTCAGCATTCTCCTACTTGCAcagctcattttctttaaaaccttAGCAGTGCCAGTCTATACTAATAGGCCTTTTCTGTGCAACCTCTAGGCTTTCAGTTTGTTCATAAAAATGAGTAGTATCAACAGCCATGCACCAACTGCACTCCTGCCCTGAACTTGTTCCTGGGACTCTGTGCTGGGACAAAACAGCTCACTTCTTGGAGTCTTTCAGATTTGTGAGCAGGGGTATTCAGCTGACTTGTTATGAAAGGTTAGTATGAGTGATAGCCCTACAGGGAATATAAAGTCAGAACTAGGAGTAGGCCTGAGGGGGTCAAAACAAGAAGCTTTGAAAGCTACTATACccctttcagaattaaaatgcAAAGTATAAGTTTAATGTAGGCAGCAGTACAGGGCCCTAAACATGCTATTTACCCTGCAGCTTAGCTTTTATTACCCATTATACTGTATGTGTACTTCCCTTAATGACAGCTCACAGACCTGAAGGAAAGTCGCACTCCTAGATGGGGTGTCTAATAGAAATTTCTCCTCCTCTGTCCATAGCATTAGAATTGTGCTCAGTTGCAGAGAAAACAGTCCCTCCAGTGCTGGGAAGCTTTTTCGTAGCCTATGAATGGGGCAAAAATAGCAGTCTCTTTTGAAAGGTAAATGATTAGTTTGTCATAATACTCCCTCAGAGCCTGTCATCTTCTCCATTTTACAAATGCTCAAAGTACAAAGATTCTCTAAGGTCTTACCAAGTCCAATCAAACAGAGGAACACAAGAATCATCATTAACAATACTTTAAGAGGTTGAGCAGCTTTTctcacaaacatttaaaaaatacctcCAAGTTAAGAGCAAGATACAGAGACAGAGAGGACTCACTCCAGTTCTGTTGTTACATACGGAATATGCCAGTCAATGGCTGTACCATCATGAGTAATAGAAGTCCATTTAATACATGATTCAAATTGCACATAGCAATAACTCATGCAAGTCAGGATTATCCTAAGAAATGTAATACTGCACACAAACACTATTACAAAGCTTTAGTTGTATTATAGTAATTTCAGATCTActcttgctttgcttgctgcATGTGTAACTCAGGTTGCTAGGATGGGTTAGTGAAGGCTTTAACTGATCAATATAGCCTCCCAAATTTAAGCCCCTTGCTTCCCATCAGACTGCATGTTTCTTTTCCCCTAATCAAGACTGCAACATACTATTACTACACTCCTTATTTTCCAAACCTCTTATCTCCTGTCCTTAACCAGAGATTAGACTGTggcatcagctgctgacaaaccATTGGCTGAATAGGGGCAGAAGCTGCAATGTCCATCTTTGTGCAAAAAGAAGTTACCACATCTTATAGAGACCCACTATCACTTATGGCCCCACACCTTCCTGCCACAATAATCCCACTCCCTACCTCCTTAAGATCCATGTCATTTCTTGTTCCAGGTTCAATAGCACAGCATAAAATGGGCACCCTGGTGACCTGCTGCACAGTGTCAGGTCAAAGTGTGGCTTCTAGTCTGTTTTGCAGGTTGAATTGAAATATTGATTTAGCACTGCCACCATTAGACACATCTTGTTCCATTTTACACAAGCTCCACGACAGTTTCCCTTCTATTCTCATCCTCTCAGCTGTCTTGTATGCCAGGAGGCCAGTCACATATATGCACATTTTATGTTTGTGGGTGGCATGGGACAGCACAGAGCAGTGAATCTATGTCTCTGTTACCAAAATCATGTCCTCTAATTAAACCATTGGTTTTTAAGCAGGTTCTTCAGCTAGGCCAGTGGCTGTCTGGTAGCTCTGATAACCACAAATGATAAATTCTTTCCAAAGTCATGATGGAGGAGTCTTTTATGTTCACAGGGTGGAAAACTCAACTGTTCTCAGAAGTTGGGTGTTCTGTTAATATAAGAGAAGGGATGAAGTAGGTTAGATATTTTTAGTGATATAACACAATCACTGTAAAAAGGGCTTTGACGCATGAACCGGACTGCACAGCCAGCTCCCACCAAAACTTTCCTCAATGAGAGAGCAGCCAATACTTGTTTACCACAGGTCCTGCAGGAACTCAGGTTGAGGGGCAGCAGCTTTTATATGTATAGGGGGGTTAACTGACTGCGAAATACTTGGATCTATTCATTATCTTTTAAAACTAAGTTATTTATTAACTGCTGAGCCTGAATCCATAGGCATATGATGCTAGAAAGCCTGTACTCAAATACTCCTTAGGAAGTCAATCAATTGATTCACAAGAAGGGATTCACAAGAAGCCTTATTTGGCTGTGGAATGTAGTCAGAAAGCAGTCTGAGAACCCAGCTGGCTAGAGTTTGCCACCAGGGAGAAAACACAGGATCCCTCCAAAAAAGGGAAAAGCTAGGCAGGAGTGTCCTGATTGACTCAGCTTTCAGTGTTATAGTCAATTGGGAGGCTGGTTTCTTTCAAGTAAGCCTTTCCTTGCTTCCAGAAGGGAACCCTGGGTTCACCTACCAACCCCAGAAGTAAACAAAAGGAGGCCAAAACACAACTGTACATACACACAACATGTTGTCACCACGTGCTATCTAGGACTATAGGAAAGTGCAGCTCCCCCAAGTACAGTCCTAGTTGGCTAATAATAATACATAGCTGTTTGTTCAGCAAAAAATGTTAGAGCATTCCCTTAATGTAATCACTGTATCAAAGAGTGGTAGGTTTCAAAGGTTTGATTTCAAAGCAACAGTTGGAAAGATGAATATTGTACTTACTTTAAGTAGGTCAGTTGATTCCATCTCCGTGGTTTTTATTTCCATGTCTCTGTTCTAGTTTATAAAAGTAAGTGTAAGAGTAGTCCCCGAATTTCTGGTCACAGATTGTGTACACTATTTTAGACCTGAATCTGAGCTTGAAGTTGAAGTGCCATTGTTTACTGGAAGAGGTGAAGTAGTACAAGAGTGGGTTGAAGCAACAGTTAAAACTGACCAGAGCTAAGGTGACCCTTCGCATTTTGTAGATCAAATTGGTAAACGGCTCATTCTGGATGACCTGGATTCTCATTAAAAAGTGGAGCAAGTGAGTGAGATGATACGGGAGAAAGCAGAAGGTGCAAATGAACAAGACGATGTAGATAGTGCGCAGGGCTTTCCTCTTGCGAATGCTGTGTTTGATCTGGGAGATCCTCTTGGCAATGAGAGGGTAGGTGATCAGAATGATGGAAAATGGGATCACAAAACCAAAAACTAAGGCCAGGATGTTGTAAGATGCCATGCGATAAGTCCAGCTACTGGTAGCGAAGTTCTCAAAACATGCTGTTTTGTTCCCTACATCGTTGTGAAGGGGACCTCCAAGGATGAGTGGAACCATGACACTTACAGCTACCATCCAAAGGATTGTGACCACCATCACATAATGAGTGACTTTGATCTGGATGTATGTGAAGGGGTGCAACACTGCAATGTAACGATCGACACAAATGCAGGTGAAAAAGGCAATGCTTAGATAGATGTTGATATAGTACAAAGTCCCAGTTAGCCTACAAGCCATGTCACCAAAGATCCAATTGTTCTGATTCAGGtggtaatgaattttaaaaggcaacacacaaacaaacaggGTGTCTACCATGGCCAGGTTAATCATGTATACGTAGGAATGAGAGATGTGCTTTACTTTGCAGGACAAGAGGTACAGAGCTAAGACATTTTCTGTTAGTCCCAGCACAAAGACAATGCTGTAGATGACAGTAAAGAGGGGATACTGGAAGTCTGCTTCCAAGTTGAAATCTGAACTGGCATTGGCAACTGTCTCATTGGAGATTCCTTCAGTCCAGAAAGTATCTGCCATGATTTCTGTTGCAGGAGGACTGTAGGGATATCCAACATGGGATACAAGTCTTAAAATGCCCCTTACCTCATAAGGTCCTTGAGTTTTGGGATTTACTTCATCTCTCAAGTGGTTAACTGCTAAAGCTATACAAATCTCTGATGTTAAGTCTGATGAAATCTGTGATTCTGACTTCTGTGCTTGGTAAAGGTAGATGGAGAGCAGTGTGGCTGAAAGGAAGAATGAATCACTTAAACACATGAGCTTTTGAAGTTTAGCAGCAGCTAGATTATATACCAGCATTTAACAACCAGCACAAGATGACAATATTAAATTAACAAAAGTAGCAAAAATAAAGGGCATAGAAACATTTGCCTTTTGCCAAAAATATATGTAGAATGTTACAGCTGTGGCTAAGGACAGGCAAGCAATTGAAGTAGCACCAGACAACTCCAGCAGTGATATACAGAACATGACCTCTGCAGGTTCTGTAATTCATTTCTCTCCTTCCTAGGTGCTACCAGTGCTCCTGTATCATTTCTGAGAAATACTTGTTATTAACCTTTCCTTAAAAACTTCCAGTGATTGATGGATTTTTGCAGTCTTCCCAAGAAAAAGGAAATCAGTAGTGGCATGAAAGCAGGACTGCTTTTTCTGTTACTCCAGTATGACTGAACTGCTGTAACCTTGCTGCTGCAGTTTTATAAATAACATGTGGGAAATCATCCTGTTACAATTAAGAAATGGTATTTAAAGCACAAAACTGAAACAGGTAGTTGGCATCAAGACCAAGCTGTTAACCAAGTCAAAGAGAAGCAGCACAAGGAGGAGGAGTCTAGGCTGAATTGTCAATACTGTAGACATCAACAGCTGTAACATAACAGTAACTGAAAGGATTTGGCACTTTGGACAAGATGTGCCACATCTCTTACAGCAAACATTCATTTGCAGGGAAGTATGTGATATAGGATTACAGTCTTGGGTCATCATAAGACCTGATAACAAGCACACAGAGAATGCAAGAGAGCAAGTTTTCCCCTCTTCCCACATACCATTTTATACCTCACTCGAAGTTCATATACAGTGGCATTTTGGGGTAAGCTGTTGTGTGAATTTACAGCACCCTAAAACTACTCTGCACCAACCCCAAGGACAGGTGCTTTGCAGAGGAAAACATCACCCATCTCACTCAATTACAAAGGGAGCCTAAAGGACTAGTTTATGAGAGAAAAAGAGGCACTACACAAGCAGGACACCTTTTACTTAGGTCACCCACATCGTGTAAGCAATAAACCGCATTCCAGCACTCTGTTTCCCGTCATCAACTACAAAAGAAATCTAAAGAACTAATCCAAACAGACACCTAAATAGAAGCCCTACATAGAGTGGAAAAATTAATCCCACCTACAGCATGTATGAAGCTCCTGAAGTTGagctgttgaaagcagaaaaaataaaggtTGTCTATAGGTACTTTCCAAAGGAAACTCTGAAAtcacacttcctcctcctccttctggtAGTTGTTTATCTAACTAGTTAAAAGCACCCAAGATTATAAATGGACGATTAGACAGGCAAAATGGTTTCACTCTAGGTAGGCAAACGTATTCATCTGCTTATATGGGTTTTTCACCTAATAGCAAGAGATATGTGCACATGTATATGCaggaaaattaatataaaattacATGTGCTAAGCCACAACTTCAAGAAGCACAGAACTTGAAACAACCATTATCTCAGAATTTTGCTAGAGCAAGAGCTATCAAACGTATCTTTTTTAGGTTCAAAGAATAGTGTTACAACTGGGGAAAAATACAGCAGAGGTTTGTAAAATCATCAACAGGACAGGACAGACAAAGGGGACTGATTAGTCAATGTTTCCCACAAGGCAAGCACAGTAAGGACATCCATAGACATTATCAGGTAGCAGCTCCACGACAAGCAAAAAGACTTTTTCCAAATAGCACATAGTTACATTGTGGAGGTATCTGTCCCAAGATTTTACAGAAGCTAGAGACAACAAGAGTTTCTGTATGCTTACACTGACTCTGACCTCTGTGGGATGGCACAGTCAGTCTGCTAAAGGACAGCCTAAAGCTAATTCCACTCACATACCACGTAGTATGGTTGCAAGGCTTTTGCCAAGCAAGGCACAGGAGCTGCTTGCATCACACTACTACACTAATATTATTACTTACAGCATCTGTAGTCTGACAGAGCTGCCCAGTTCCCTTCCCCTCTGAAGGAGGATCCCAAATTAGGTCTTGCATGCTTAGAATAAGCAGTGGGCCCCTCTGATACCTCAGTTACAGGAAAGTAATGGTTGAAGCTTGTCACAGAGATGCTTGTACCCACCAGCAGTAGTTGTACCTAGATATACCCCATCAAGTAACATGAACACATTTAAGCTTAACTACAGCGTAAGTAAAAAATagtaaaagggggggggggaaaatcagtGACATTAAGTATTTCAGAAGTAGGCCTCCTGCCAATTTCCAAACAGTTAAATTAGCACTTCAGGACCCCAGCATGTGCATTGATccgttttaaaatattttcattctctaTAAGAGAAGTAATAAAAGCAACACAATTTAGGGCTAGACGTGAATCTTCCAAGCATATAGTCCATTTCATCTCTGTAATAATGTACCATTCATTTATCTACTACTTTAAAAATGAGGAGTCCTACCAGATTCCAAATCCAGAATTGCTTGCCCAGTGGGATTCCACTGGATTTTGTGTTCATTAAATTAGtagaaacatttttatataaaaccaGCTGTTTGTCTTTGAACTCTGGGTCAAGCATGAGGTTCTTCTGGTTTTGGTTTTAAAGCATCACTGTCAAACAATCAGAAAGACAGAACTCCCCATGTAACAGAAGTCCAAATTGCATCAACTGAAAAGAATTAGTAATGCaacaatgtaaaagaaaaaaaatgttaagtacCCCTTGATGAGAGATGATAACATTCAAGCATTAACAACAGCCACTGAAAAACTAATGCAGGCTAGGAGTTTGTACAGAAGTTCTCCACTGACAGTATGTTTAAGTAAGGAGTGTGTTATCTTAATATCATAATGTGTCTGCTGGATTATTTTTAACCTGTTGTTCTGGGatttaaaacaaaccaaccaaccaacactACTTCGTGCTAGTTGCAAAGTTTGCCAGTGACCACCACTTCTAGGCTACTGTCTGGATAGCTGTATCTGGATTGCTTATTTACTGGATTTGAGAATAAGCCCATAAGCATGATAGGTTTTGGGTGTTATCAGAAGTCAAAAAACATTAGCAAAAAACTCAATAGCAAATACTTCTGTACTGTATCTATGAAAAAAAGCTCCACTATCTAGGCCTGCACTAGGAGATGGCTTGATCAACATCTGAACAATATTGGTCACGATTTGGTTCAGCTTTTTGCACTGTAAAGGCTCATAATAAATTTAGTTAGACAGAAAGTTAACTTACCGCATCTCAGGTCATCATCTCTCATGTGAAAGCAGCAAACGAGTACACTAGTCTCACCAAAGACTTCACAAACATGAGGTTATACTGCATAGAAACTGTCTTGCAAGACACACTGCCACATTGCTTTACAGAGAGAAACCACAGGAAGTGAATATGAAAAGCCAGCGCTTGGATCCAAGACAGAGCAGTTGCCCCTGCTAGTGAAGCGTTCCTCTTGTGGAACTGGGGTGACAGTACAGCACGCAGCCAGCCCTGATGCATGCTTTAGTTCTCTCAATGCTCCTACCAAAAGGTACCACCCTTGATCACCTCCAgtctgccctgctctccagccCCAGCAGTCTGCAGAGCAAAGCCAGCCTCTTCTGAACCAGGTTACTACCACTTCAGTCTGACTGAGAGACTTTGAAATGGGCCTGTAGCTGCACTCACACTTCCCCTcaaagggggggaaaagcaaGAGTTAGCAAGCTGCCATTCCCTTTCAGACAAACCACCGTCTAAAAAAAAACATATGGGCATGTTAGGTTTGGAATCTGGACAGAGAAGCCCTGTTGCTTGTGCTGTACAGCTCTGCGGCATGTAACTATTCTGAAACATCCCTACCTCTAGGTACTTATCTAGTGAGGCCTTATCTGGAAAAACACTAACAGTTTCCACCTAAGCAACACAGCAgcttcagctttccttttctGTGGTAGAGACTTGGGACTCCTCCAAAGTTCTATCATCATCTCTGGGAATTTGACCCTGAAGAAATAAACCAGGTAGGAGTCAGTCTGCTCTATAGGAAGGGAGTAAGCAGAAGTGTCTTACCTTTCCTTCGCAGGCTGTCAAAAGGCAAACTTTTGGCAAACCTACCTGTAATGGAGTGGGGAGGAGATGCATCACTTCCTCACCAGAGGATACCTAAAAATGGACTGTCCTGTTCTGTATCAGAAGGAATCACTAACTCGGTCCCCACAGCCAAAGGCAAGGGTGCCTTAACAGAGGTCAGAAAGAGCTGCTGCCTCTCACCCCAGCCTTGCCTTGTGCTCTCCACCATGCAAGCAGAGAGTGGACACTGCACAATCTTTCAGCAGGCTATTAAGATTCTTCCATTATTTATCCGAATGGGATAGTCTGTATCCAAATTGCCATAGAACAAAGAATGTCCTCTTACCAGCTCAAGGAGACTTTCTGCTCTGCCAAACTGTTTGGCTTTTTCTGTAATTCTGCTCCTCCTCTCACAGACAAAGGGGAAATTAATAATGGTGGTACCAGGCATCTCAGCTGCACATTGCTTCTGCTATGGGAGAGCTGGACAATCAACAGTGTTTCAGGCAAGCCTTGTTTCTTCTGGGAAAGGCAGAAGTCAAAATTTGCACCCTCTTTCCTGTAACCTGGCATTCTCAGAATAATTTTACAACCAAAACAGACAGAGATTCTGGTGTCATTCataagaaaaaacacaaattatCCAATGCTTATTTTGTCACTTGGGCAAACAGGCAAAACTTGAGATCAAAgagtagtttttaaaaaaagttctctCTGCTCCTTGCTATGCACTAAAATTCACAGCCCTTGAACTCTACCTGGACTCTATCATCTATCTGATGGACTCTACCATGCTCTGCAGTACTACCACACCACTGCCAACTATGGAAGAGCAAAATGAGGCAACAAGCAAATCAGAGCCCAGCAACAGCCTGGCAGCCTTCTTCTGGCTCCACTACTGAGAGTGCTTCATTTCGTCATTAGGCTGACTCATTCATATAGCTGTTCCTGTGTTATTAGCCCAGGCTGGGATTATTAACCTTGGGTAGAGAGCCCTGTTCCTGTAAAAGATGAAATAGGGTTTAAGTGAAATCAAAGGAACTTTGCTCTGCAACATGGCGTGTCCTAACAGTAACAGACTGCTTTTTACCCGGGGCAGGATAATGTATGAGCTGCTACAGTTTGGAGAGAGAGTGACTGTTGAGAGGAAATGGCAAGTACTTTTAAGGCTGTTTCTGTAAGTCACCGCATTAAATAGCAACAGTTGTCCCTTCTGCTGTGCTGCACAAAGGCAGGGTTACagaggaaagaggcagaaaggaaATGCTACATTTTCTCTCATTCTAAATATCTACCTGCTCACCTctgcaaatgaaacaaaacaaaaaaccccaaactctcctcctttctcttcctgtttgAGAGTGATAGTCCTGCACCAGactatatatagaaaaaaaattacagtgcagACATCTGAAAGCAGCATCAAGTTGTTCTTCCTTTCCCCTTGGCAGTCTCAGAGGGCAAGAACAAATGATGGGAAGATGCCTACAGTCACAGTGAATGATGTTTATTGAGACAATCCCAAATATTGTGCAAAGAGCACTCTGCAAACTTCCATTACATATCCACAACAGTCCTTTCAGGCCTGGCTGTGTCTCACAGAGCTGCTATTCTCCTGCGATCATCGTTGTCTCCAAGtctgagagagaaaagggaaaacattGATTTAGGGAAAAGAATGGCAGCAAGACCACCTGAAAGCACTTAAAATCCATGGTCTTCATTTCCTGCCTGTACTGCCTCCCTACTGGCACGGACAACTCCAGTCAGCTCCAGCCAGCATTATTAGGAGAAGCACTACTGAAGAGGGCCAAAACCAGCAAGCAGCAGCTGCCCCTTCAAGGCCCAGCCAAGTGCTCTGCAGCCCAAGGAGTTTGAACGCAATACTCTGTGGCTTCCTTTTGCCTTCTGCCCGACCTAAGCCCCAGTGTGTgtactgctgctgcaggagggagcatGCTCCAAGCCCACCCCTAGGTCTgtgctctgcctgggagagagcaACCTGAGAAAGGTGGGAAAAAGCAGTGGGAAGTCCCTTGTACCCACATTTCATGGACACTGGATTAGTCAGAGGCTAAAAAAGAAACGAGACATCTGTAGAGAGAGGAAGTGATTACAGGAAGGATTACTACAAAGACAAAGCAGACAGGAACTGGACTATTGAAACCTGATGGCATCCCTCCTTCAGCTTTACAGCAGGAGAAATGCAATGTAGTCCCATGCTAGATATGATATTCAATTCTCTTAAACAAGAGAGGGGACTGTCTTTCTATTGCTAAAGTAGATGTTAGTGTTACGAGAGCCAGAAAATAATttgatgtctctctctctcttttgcagaTTATTGCTAATCTCATCAAAAGCAAGTGAGCAtgtttattgctataatttttatttattctctttaatgAGACACTAACACAGACGCTGTGTTTGATTTACAGTCAAGGGTGTCCTTGTCCCATCAAGACAGCATTTCTCACATTTTGCCTGCATTAAATTTTTTGCAATATTGAATACCTGCTACCCCTAGCAGGAATATCAAACGTTTTTTACATTCATTTATGATGATCTGCAAAtttgtccattttttttaaagctaacaaACTTAGTTTAGCAGCATCTGATATAAACTGTTTAAAACAGCCACCATATAAGCAAAGGGATGGATCGGGTCTCTGTCCTCTGGTGTTTGCAACCCTGTCACGTGGATATAAAATCCAAGGGAGAGGTGAATGAACAGAAACCAACCTGTAGACACCCAGATACCACAGAAGATTTGGTCTTGCCACATGGCCAGGGACAGAACAAGGCTTTATGATTTGAATTTAAAGCATATTTCACTTGAGATCTCAAAGTCAATGTCAACATGCCTTCTCTTCTACTACGCTGCAAGTAAGAGGAAATCTGCTGGGAAACAAGCACACAATTATTCCATAGTGAATGGCTCTAAAGAACTCTAGGGCTGGGGGCACTCACTACGATGTGGGTGTCAATAGACAAAGCCGCGAGTGACAGGTCAGATAGCACAAAAGGAAAGATCGTGGATGTTACTGCTCCCTTCAGTATCAGATCCGACTCCCACAGAAGAAAAATTACCATCTGCAATCCCTTGCATTCACCTACCTGCTTCATTATATTCTACAGATTTTAGAAAGAGTCCAGATGGTGGAGCCATAGCATGAGGTGGAAAAGCCCGTGAATCTTTTATTTCCAATAACTCCTTTATATGACGAGGTGTTAACTTCCCCTGGCCAACTGCAACTAGAGCCCCAACCATTCTTCGGACCTGGAAAGACAGATAACACAGCTTAGGCACTGCCCTTGTAAAACTTAACAGATGCAAAAATTCTGTCCAGAGTGCTGCACTTCTTTACATCAGCAGTACCTTGTGCTGTTTAACAGCCCACAGTTACTACTCACGATGAGTCAAGCTAGAAGCCCAATTAGAGAGGTTAGTGCCTGTCACTTGGGAAAAAATGGTATCACCTTGATTTCTTAATATGAGCCTAGGGAGTCCAATATGTTCTGCTGCTGGATACAGATATTAAACCAACAGTTCTCAGCCTAATTACCAGGGTTCCTCTCCTGATTGTTCCCAGTCCAGATTTTCCCAACATAAAGAATGCTTTGGCCCTTGCTTTAGATGCCACTGATGTATACCAGCTTGTGGCACAGACCTACCCATCAGGGCCAAGCCAGTCCAGGCTGCCCACATATGCGTTTGGTATCATATATCTCCAGGGAACATTTTCAGTGCTTACTTCATGTCTTCAAAAAGATCCTGTTCCCTCAGCCCCCCTAACATGCCCCAGCAAACACAGTCACCCCACACCCTGCGGAGGAAATGGGTTCTTCCCAGTTTGAGCAGGGCTTGTGGGGGGTGTCTAGGTTCTGTCCTGATCAGGGTGATATGACAACACAGAGCAGCTGAGCTTGTCTGCAACATCTTCTTGTGACCAAAGTTGGCAACAGGAGAGGGAAAGCAACAGGCAAAATTATCCTGCTTCCTTTATGTCTTCCTTCCCTGCAACTAGAGAGACTAGTAAGAGTGAGATGAGGACCTGCACACAGTGATCTCTAGCTACCCACCGTTGCCTTGGAGCAAGGCTTGTTCTCAACACATGTGGGAAGAAAGCTGAGCAGAGGTGGTTTCTGTTTTAGAAGGAACAGCAGCACCCACACATCCCTTTATGGCAGGAAGCTCAACACGCCTGCCAGGGGAGCTGGACTCACAGGCTCTTATTACATAAGCAACACTGTTTCCAGGTGGGGGACAACGCGGGGGCTTTTTTCTCTCAGAAAGCCAAAAAAGTAAGAGGAAGAAGTCCCAAGCGAGACAGTCCAGGAGACAACACCCCCACAAGTCAGAAAACTGGGATTTCAAACATCTTCTCTGCTTGTtgcaccttcctttccctccccccacacTCAGCAGCTCAAGGAAAGCTAGACCTTGTCCCAGTGCCACCACCAAAGTGAACGGGCTTGTACAGACAGTCCTCTCATGAGAAACACCTCTCTTGAGGGGGAAAGAAACAGCACAAACCAAGGAACTTCCAACCAGCTTGATGGTGCCCAGCTAGGTGAAAGCTGAATTCCCTCCCGGAAGCTGCCAGCATTTTGCTTGTGCTTGTCTGTACTCATTTTGGTAGGAGAGCTCACAGAGCCTATGGGAACATGCCACAGATTCACTGAATCCAAGTCTGATTTGACAGAGTAGCCACACTGAAACTCAACCCTTGTCATGGCATTTGATTGGGCTGATCCCAAGCCACTGCACTTTCACAATTTTCTAGTTACTTTTCTCTGCCCCCACTGGACAAACGGCCCCCCAGTCTCAAATTTTACAAGCAACAGCAATACCAGGCCCACGTGAAGAAAACTGGTCAGGCAGACACTTGTCCTGCCCAGTTCATCTCCTTGTGATGCTGTGAGAACACATCCCTACCTGTGCAGATGTGATCAGTCATGCCTGCATAGGAGGCTGGTGGTTAACATTTGGCCTAAATAAACATTTATtctatttacatctttttttttgggggggggggggaaggaaacaaaGCCCTCCAAAGACTTGAATGTAGTGCTGTAATGAAGTAGTGGTCCAAGTTTCCCAACCATTAACATTTACAAAAGAGTAAGTCAAGGTCCACTAAGCAACCAGTTAGGTTTATCATCGTTAAAACAGGTCCAACAAGAGGAGATGAATTTATCTGAAGACAAGCACTGCCTCTCCCTATCTTCTCCTAAACTGCACTATGGAGTGTCAAAAGCTTACCTTTAAGCAATTTTGATGGCACAGAGAAGAACCACAGGTCCTTGACACATGTTGTTTTATCTATCCCTCACTAGAGGTCATTGCATGCTGTGACTCTGATGCATGCTTTGATGTCTCCACACTTAGAATTTGCTAGCGTAAAAGCGGACTA is a window encoding:
- the LOC106495565 gene encoding lysophosphatidic acid receptor 6-like isoform X3; translation: MRDDDLRCATLLSIYLYQAQKSESQISSDLTSEICIALAVNHLRDEVNPKTQGPYEVRGILRLVSHVGYPYSPPATEIMADTFWTEGISNETVANASSDFNLEADFQYPLFTVIYSIVFVLGLTENVLALYLLSCKVKHISHSYVYMINLAMVDTLFVCVLPFKIHYHLNQNNWIFGDMACRLTGTLYYINIYLSIAFFTCICVDRYIAVLHPFTYIQIKVTHYVMVVTILWMVAVSVMVPLILGGPLHNDVGNKTACFENFATSSWTYRMASYNILALVFGFVIPFSIILITYPLIAKRISQIKHSIRKRKALRTIYIVLFICTFCFLPYHLTHLLHFLMRIQVIQNEPFTNLIYKMRRVTLALVSFNCCFNPLLYYFTSSSKQWHFNFKLRFRSKIVYTICDQKFGDYSYTYFYKLEQRHGNKNHGDGIN
- the LOC106495565 gene encoding lysophosphatidic acid receptor 6-like isoform X2 yields the protein MWQDQIFCGIWVSTATLLSIYLYQAQKSESQISSDLTSEICIALAVNHLRDEVNPKTQGPYEVRGILRLVSHVGYPYSPPATEIMADTFWTEGISNETVANASSDFNLEADFQYPLFTVIYSIVFVLGLTENVLALYLLSCKVKHISHSYVYMINLAMVDTLFVCVLPFKIHYHLNQNNWIFGDMACRLTGTLYYINIYLSIAFFTCICVDRYIAVLHPFTYIQIKVTHYVMVVTILWMVAVSVMVPLILGGPLHNDVGNKTACFENFATSSWTYRMASYNILALVFGFVIPFSIILITYPLIAKRISQIKHSIRKRKALRTIYIVLFICTFCFLPYHLTHLLHFLMRIQVIQNEPFTNLIYKMRRVTLALVSFNCCFNPLLYYFTSSSKQWHFNFKLRFRSKIVYTICDQKFGDYSYTYFYKLEQRHGNKNHGDGIN
- the LOC106495565 gene encoding lysophosphatidic acid receptor 6-like isoform X1 translates to MLVYNLAAAKLQKLMCLSDSFFLSATLLSIYLYQAQKSESQISSDLTSEICIALAVNHLRDEVNPKTQGPYEVRGILRLVSHVGYPYSPPATEIMADTFWTEGISNETVANASSDFNLEADFQYPLFTVIYSIVFVLGLTENVLALYLLSCKVKHISHSYVYMINLAMVDTLFVCVLPFKIHYHLNQNNWIFGDMACRLTGTLYYINIYLSIAFFTCICVDRYIAVLHPFTYIQIKVTHYVMVVTILWMVAVSVMVPLILGGPLHNDVGNKTACFENFATSSWTYRMASYNILALVFGFVIPFSIILITYPLIAKRISQIKHSIRKRKALRTIYIVLFICTFCFLPYHLTHLLHFLMRIQVIQNEPFTNLIYKMRRVTLALVSFNCCFNPLLYYFTSSSKQWHFNFKLRFRSKIVYTICDQKFGDYSYTYFYKLEQRHGNKNHGDGIN
- the LOC106495565 gene encoding lysophosphatidic acid receptor 6-like isoform X4; translated protein: MADTFWTEGISNETVANASSDFNLEADFQYPLFTVIYSIVFVLGLTENVLALYLLSCKVKHISHSYVYMINLAMVDTLFVCVLPFKIHYHLNQNNWIFGDMACRLTGTLYYINIYLSIAFFTCICVDRYIAVLHPFTYIQIKVTHYVMVVTILWMVAVSVMVPLILGGPLHNDVGNKTACFENFATSSWTYRMASYNILALVFGFVIPFSIILITYPLIAKRISQIKHSIRKRKALRTIYIVLFICTFCFLPYHLTHLLHFLMRIQVIQNEPFTNLIYKMRRVTLALVSFNCCFNPLLYYFTSSSKQWHFNFKLRFRSKIVYTICDQKFGDYSYTYFYKLEQRHGNKNHGDGIN